AGGGCCGACAATGAGGATACGCCGTTCTGGTGGTACGACATGGCTTGCTTCAAGTGCGCCTAGAGGTGCGAGGGTGAGAGGACGGCAGCGCTGTGCTTCCCGCGGAGTCGGAACATACCTTGGCTAGTCGCCAATCTTTTCTCCGAACACGATGACCACGTACTTCTTCATGTACAGACCTACAATGCTTATGGCTCGGAACGGATCTGAAAGCTTGTATCTCATAAGTGTACACACAAACAGTAACAGTGGCTGCCATCCGGGCTTCCGAATCACCTAACTACCCCCAGGCTTGCCATTTTCGTCAAGCAAATTTAGCATCAGCCACACGTGCTTGACACCTGTGTTGGTGGTCAGTGGCGTCGGAGGCACCGCCAGCGAAAGCCCTGTCGGTTGGAAatcgcccgcgcccgaaAGGGGCGTCTTCTAGGCTCGAAGTTTGAACAACGAGGTACAGTCATTTGGCGCTCTAGCGGCTGGCTTATACGTGAGCTTACTGCATGAATTGCCATTGAGTCCGTCCAGGCCGGGCGCGCATTCGGTATTTCGAGGCGCGCTGGGCGTACTGGAAGGACGAAACAAAAAATCACAAACAAGGagcgggggaggcggggggtCGGGGGATAGTCTGAGCCCCGAGGGTGGGGGAAGAGCTGCGGAAGAACTGGAGACACTACGCAACGGTAACTACGAGGCGCTGGACAAGATGACAAGCTCCCCCGGGCTTTGAATCTCTATGGTGAAGATCGGCACCGGCACGGCACCCGCGATCTCACTAACCGAAACTGGGATTAGCCTACTCCGTGGACGATACTTTTAGCCATCAGTAGTGCAACCAACTCGGGAATACCACCTTGATTTGAGGAGGAGTTGAAAAGGGGAAcacccgccaccgccagacCCTTTGTCTCCCCGGGAGGACGCAGCAGGGATTCGTGGTCATCGCTTGCCAGTTCGGTTTCACCATAGCCATACTTCCCCAGATCGAACAGTATATTGGCCAACGGCACTGATCCGCGGACTCGGTCTTGTCCTGTATATACAACACCAAGGCACACCACGCATGATACCACCAGCACACCaaacaccatggccgaggacgcgagCCTGCCTCCACCCGAGCCCCCCTCGGAAAAGGTCGATAGCAGCCAGATCGAGGGTGATTTCGCGGCCGCCTCATCGCAGTATGTCATCGACCCGGCCATCGAGAAGCGCGTGGTGCGCAAGGTCGACACGCGAGTCGTGCCCCTCGTCATGGCCCTCTGTACGTGccgctcggccgccgccgccgcccccgtcgtctGCATGGGCGACGACTGACAAAGTTCTAGATCTGCTTGCCTTTCTCGACCGCTCTAATATCGGGTATGTTGTCCCAGGCAGGCTGGTGAAGAAATCTGAAGTCACGGGAATAATTCCCGACGGGCTGGTCTGTTGGGCTGATGTCAATGCGCGAAACATAGAAACGCACGCATTGCCGGCATGAGCGAGGATCTACACCTCGTTGGCGATCGCTACGACTGGCTGCTCACCATCTTTTACATCCCATATATCGTCTTTGAGTTTCAAGCCATCATGTGGAAAGTCATTCCGCCGCATCGGTGGGCAGCCATTACGGTCCTTGCCTGGTAAGCGTCTCTCGCGTTACCAGCTGTGATAGCCCCCCCATGCTAACCTTCCAGGGGCCTCGTGTCGACCGTGCAAGCGGTCGTCCACTCTTGGGGGGCGGAAATGGCCCTGCGCTTCctcatgggcgccgccgaggccggctACGGCCCTGGCATACCGTACCTGCTCTCCTTCTTCTACCTGCGccacgagctcggcctccgCTGCGGCATCttcctggccgcggcgccgctcgcaAACACCTTTTCGGGCGCGCTGGCCTTTGGCATCACCTCTGGCAGCCCGAGCATCGCCAAGTGGCGCGTCTTGTTCCTCGTGGAGGGCCTGCCCACCATCCTCATGGCAACCGTCGCGTACTATTACCTGCCGGACTCGCCGGAAAAGGCAAAGTTTctcaccgaggacgagcagcgcgtcgccaaGGCGCGGAGCGTCCGTCAGGCAGGCGCCGGCACccgcatcggcggcgtcgactggCCCGACTTCTTCAGGGGTCTGCTCGACTACAAGGCGTGGCTCACTGCGGTATGTTCGCTTCCCGAACCTCACTTCGACCGGGGTACGAAGGACGTGTTTGTCGCTGACATTGATGATACCAGCTCATGTACTTTAGCTGCAATGTTAGCTTCGCTTCGCTCCCCGTCTTCCTGCCTACCATTCTGAGCGAGATGGGCTTTACGCGAGAAGCAGCACAAGGGCTGACGGCGCCACCATTCTTTTTGTCGTtcctcgtcaccatcatcacccctTACATTGCGGACCGGAcgcagcagcgagcgctTATGCTCATCATTCTCACTTCCGTCGGAGGCGTCGGCTACATCCTGCTCGCCACTGTCAAGTCCGTGGGGGGGCGATACTTTGGCGTGTTTCTTGCTGCGGGAGGCATATTCCCCGCCATTGCGAATATTCTCCCCTGGGTCCTCAGTACGTTATCTGACAGGACGTCCAGGCATGTACTTCTCGTCACTGACACGCGAGGCAACAGACAACCAAGGCAGCGACACGCGTCGCGGTGCGggcatcgtcctcctcaACATCATCGGCCAGTGCGGACCACTTCTCGGTACCCGCATGTATCCGCAAAAAGAAGGCCCCTTCTTCGTAAAAGGCCAGTCCATTTGTGCCGGCTTCATGTTCTTCACCACGTTTCTCGTGATTACGCTGCGAACCTGCCTCGTGTGGGAGAACAAGAAGCTTGACCGGCAGTACGGCACCGTGGAGGAgcagagggcgaggatgacggGGTCGCATGTTCCGGGGGAGAAACCCGGCGCGGAGGTGGCGGTGGAGAATTACGGGAGCTTGTTTAGATATGTCTTGTAaagccaggcggcggcgttgaaTTGGATGAAGAAGACTTGGGGTGCTTGGTTCACTGTACATTTTTGATGGCTGtggtgcagggcggcgggagagCACAGCCGCACTGGGACGCGGGTTCTGACGATGTTGCTTCTGTGTGCAGGAGGTAGGGCTGGGTCATTGGCCAGCTGTCGCTGATCGCGACCCAAATCGGTGCACATATAAAGGCCAGGGACAGCCAGCAaccacctgcctgcctccctcAACAACAAACATCATTAATCTCCACAACCAACATGGGACGACTTCCACAATACGATCTCACTGTGTGGCAAATACACGAAACGGAAGATGATTGTGACTTTGTCATTCGGACTAACAATGGAAGGGCCTTCTATTGCACAATACTTCCTTCTGACTTTCACGAGTCCCCTCAAGTCACCCAGCAATACTTTCGATGCCTCCATCTCTTACGTTCTGGCGAAGAGGAAATAGACGACTTTTACATGGACGATGCGCTTGAGTGGCTAGCGGATGCCTTCCGACCCCTGGTATTGCAGCAGGCTTCAATTCCCCTCACGCTACCTCGTGGGCGGCCGACTTTGTCAGAATACTTGTTTCCCGTCTCGCACGATTGCCGCTTGGCTGCTTCGCATGATGAGCTCCGACCATTTACAGTTCATCACGAAGACCACGGCTGTAAAGGCCGTCTTGTTGCTTTGGACAGTTCCTTGATCGACAGCTTAGAGCAATGGACGCAGTCATACAACCCATCCGATGTCGAGATCTGCTACGACCACCCTGACGATGATCTGATCCTCATCAAACCGCCTACTAAAGTCGTAGTTGGTGCCCAAGATCACCAGGTCACCTGCTTCTTCAAGCGTTTCAACACATCATTCGGTAAAAGAGGCGCCGCGAAGGAGCTCGAGTCGTTGAGGGCAATTGCCATGGCAGAGCTGCCGCCAGATGCACTCGTCTGTCGCCTCCAAGGCGTTGTGCGAACTGAAGATGGCGCGGCGGGAATGCTATTCACCTGGATAAAGAAGAAAGAAGTCCTGTCTCGATCGCTCGCGGAGGAGGCTTCGGCCGAGCTGAGGAGGCGTTGGGCTGACCAAATCACCTATACGCTGAAACAGCTGCATGAACGGGGCATCATCTGGGGGGATGCAAAGGCCGCAAATGTCCTGATCGATGAGAATGACGATGCTTGGATCATTGACTTTGGTGGCAGCTATACCGTTGGCTGGgtcgacaaggacaaggccggGACGCTGGAGGGTGACATGCAAGGCCTGGCCCGGATCATGGATACACTTTCCTGACTGCACATGGGGGCGTTGCGTAGTTGATGGGCAGATAGCTCGCCTTAAACAAGGACTCAGCATTTATGATACAAGGTATTATTACAATGGGGGGGTGCATGCCCTGCTGAAATATCGAAACGATCCTTCACTTCGCACCAGACCTCCGACGCGCTTTCAATGACAAGCTCATCGACGTCAAACCCGTACCAACCCGTGTTCTACGAGCCCATCGGATGATTCATCTCAAACCAGGACTCACGAGGTGAAGCCGCTTGGTAGGGTACGTAAGCCCCGTTACGTTGCCTTTATCACGCGCTCTGGACGGAGTTTGCAAATTTCCCGGTTGTGCTCTTTACCCCGTTGGAGCTCCGCGGCACGCTGCAGCCGTTCGAATAGCAAATTCGCCTTCACTGGAGGAAATACCATGCCTGATTACCAGACAAGCGGTGAGTCGCCTTTCGCGTTCCTCATTGGCGTGCAGGGTTTTATCTGCAAGCGAATGGACGCCAAGCTCATCACAACATGCCTTCAGTCAGGGGCAGCTCGAACCATATTGGCCGAAGCTGAACATGTGCTGGAGGGCTGGAGGTTCGTTGACACGGGATTAGGTATGGCAATGCTTCGCATTCGCCAAACGACGTCGCTGGCAAACCGTCGGCCCCAGTGGTTCGCACTGCGCCTACACCCGTGTTCGGCCAGGCACGCCGCTCGCTGTGCGCGCAAAATGCTTCGTACTGCCTGCTGCGATgcgggccagccaggccacgTGGCGGGGTGCACCATGGCAAGAGCGTCAGTTCCTAACGTCGCTGACGGGATCTAGAGACCGCTATGAAGTGACTTGATAATGTCCCTTGCCTCCCGTCTGACACCGTCAACTatcgtggcggcgtcgtccacACTGCGCACGAGCCCTACCGCAGCCCCGGCATAAGTGGCCAGTCTGCCGTCTGGCCCCCATCCCGCGTCGCCGGTACCCGCGGCCTGGTCGTGTCGCTTCTTGAGCTCATCGAATGGAACGCCCTCCTGGTGTTCTATCCAACTTCTGTTGATGACGCCGCGCGGCGAATATTGCTCGGGCCATCCAAATGTGCCCCGCAAGTGGTTGTAGAGCTGCGTGCGAACCGTCGATGTCGCGCCATCCGCGGCGCGGACTATCTCGTCCTGGTACCCTTTGCTGATGCGAGCTTCTGTTGACGCGAGCATGCGCGTCCCCATTGCCACTCCCGAAGCTCCGAGACTCAGAGCcgctgcgacgccgcggccgtcgatgatgcctccggcagcgacgagaggGATGCCGGATTCGCGAGTCGCGTCGGCAATTTCTGGGAAAAGAGTAAAGGTGCCCATTCCGTCCTTTGCCCTTCCGTGCCcaccggcctcggcgccctgaATCACGAGAACGTCTGGCGGAGACTGgctgccggcggcatcggtCGCTTCGCGTAGAGTGCCGACCTGGATCCAGATCTTGGTTCCCGGCGACGCTTGACGAATGCTGCCAACCCACTCATCCAACTCGACTTGTCCATGGCGAGGAGCAAAGAGCCACACGGCGCAAGGCTGGTGCTTCTCaagcgccgcgagcgagTCTTTAATGTCACTGTTCCATGTCTGGAAGCCGACGCCAATGGGGAGGATGGCGCGATCGCGATGGATGCCTTCCGAGGCCAAGTGTGAAGATCGTATCAGATCAGCAGCTTTTGCGAGGTCCGCCTTGAGGTCTCCCGCCTTGAGAGTCGGACCGATGAatccgaggccgccggccttggaaACGGCGACTGCAAGGTTCGGCCCAGAGAGAACGCGCATGGGCGCCCCGACGATGAATGGCGACTGAACCCACGGATACGCCTTGGCCAGAACTCGCCTCAAGTCTCCGGGGCCCATGGCAGGCATGATGGGTCTGAAGCGTGAGAAATCCTCGGCAATGTGAAAGATGCGATGGATTGGTCTGCGGCTTGGGGGATGGCAGTCCTGAGCCGAGGATGATTACAGTGACGCAACTGCGCTGACTAATTGGGCTCCCTCCGATGATGTCGGACGACATGCGACTACCCTCAGAAAGCGATGCAAGTATTCATGTCGCGCCAATGCATCTCACTACACTTGACCCCCTATGCTGCTATGAGACTTCATTTTATGAGCAAAAGAGGTGCTTCTGGCAGTTCTCTTGTTCTGTTCCCCGAGGTTCTCCACGCTACATTGTACATCACGCGTGTCGCCGGACGTGCCTTGTAAGTGGCAGACTGCGACACGCCCGTAGATAGCATGACCATAAAGTACGTGGTGATGAGATTGACGCAGACGTTGGAGGAAAGTCTCATTTCAAACTATCTATCCCGATATGCTTGGTTCCTTCAGAACTCGATGGGGCAGAAGGGTCGAGACATGGTTTGCAAACGCCTTCGGGCAGGATGGGTTCCGCCGTGGGAAGTGGATGAGATGAGCTCTTATGATATGTTTGCTCAGTTTCAGTATGGCGGCTGACAAGTCATACGTATACCGTCAGTTCAGATGCCCCAAGATCCCTACAGTTGCTGGAATGCGGAGTTTTCAAGTGTATATAGTCTGATGACGTTCGGCAAGTGCAGAGCGGTGGCCATTTCCTCTCATGATGGCTCCCGGGCTTATGTGAATCACGATCGGTAATGGAGGGCTCCGTAAGGTGTTTTGCGAGCTCTGTGATTTTTTATAAAAGGCATAGGCCCTCTGTTCCTGGAGGGCCTGTAAACTTCGTGAGCAACAACAGCATAACCGTCAAAGTTAATCTTAGCACCTGCCAGTTGAACGCCAAGTTGGCTTGCAAGATCGTTGAGTAAAGAAAGCCAAGTCCCAGACGAGCCTGTTCTACGCCCAAAT
Above is a genomic segment from Purpureocillium takamizusanense chromosome 2, complete sequence containing:
- a CDS encoding uncharacterized protein (COG:G~EggNog:ENOG503NXBD~TransMembrane:10 (i51-70o90-109i116-138o172-197i209-229o278-303i315-335o341-362i369-391o429-451i)), whose product is MAEDASLPPPEPPSEKVDSSQIEGDFAAASSQYVIDPAIEKRVVRKVDTRVVPLVMALYLLAFLDRSNIGNARIAGMSEDLHLVGDRYDWLLTIFYIPYIVFEFQAIMWKVIPPHRWAAITVLAWGLVSTVQAVVHSWGAEMALRFLMGAAEAGYGPGIPYLLSFFYLRHELGLRCGIFLAAAPLANTFSGALAFGITSGSPSIAKWRVLFLVEGLPTILMATVAYYYLPDSPEKAKFLTEDEQRVAKARSVRQAGAGTRIGGVDWPDFFRGLLDYKAWLTALMYFSCNVSFASLPVFLPTILSEMGFTREAAQGLTAPPFFLSFLVTIITPYIADRTQQRALMLIILTSVGGVGYILLATVKSVGGRYFGVFLAAGGIFPAIANILPWVLNNQGSDTRRGAGIVLLNIIGQCGPLLGTRMYPQKEGPFFVKGQSICAGFMFFTTFLVITLRTCLVWENKKLDRQYGTVEEQRARMTGSHVPGEKPGAEVAVENYGSLFRYVL
- a CDS encoding uncharacterized protein (COG:S~EggNog:ENOG503PDE9), whose translation is MGRLPQYDLTVWQIHETEDDCDFVIRTNNGRAFYCTILPSDFHESPQVTQQYFRCLHLLRSGEEEIDDFYMDDALEWLADAFRPLVLQQASIPLTLPRGRPTLSEYLFPVSHDCRLAASHDELRPFTVHHEDHGCKGRLVALDSSLIDSLEQWTQSYNPSDVEICYDHPDDDLILIKPPTKVVVGAQDHQVTCFFKRFNTSFGKRGAAKELESLRAIAMAELPPDALVCRLQGVVRTEDGAAGMLFTWIKKKEVLSRSLAEEASAELRRRWADQITYTLKQLHERGIIWGDAKAANVLIDENDDAWIIDFGGSYTVGWVDKDKAGTLEGDMQGLARIMDTLS
- a CDS encoding Nitronate monooxygenase (COG:E~EggNog:ENOG503NU7Z) yields the protein MPAMGPGDLRRVLAKAYPWVQSPFIVGAPMRVLSGPNLAVAVSKAGGLGFIGPTLKAGDLKADLAKAADLIRSSHLASEGIHRDRAILPIGVGFQTWNSDIKDSLAALEKHQPCAVWLFAPRHGQVELDEWVGSIRQASPGTKIWIQVGTLREATDAAGSQSPPDVLVIQGAEAGGHGRAKDGMGTFTLFPEIADATRESGIPLVAAGGIIDGRGVAAALSLGASGVAMGTRMLASTEARISKGYQDEIVRAADGATSTVRTQLYNHLRGTFGWPEQYSPRGVINRSWIEHQEGVPFDELKKRHDQAAGTGDAGWGPDGRLATYAGAAVGLVRSVDDAATIVDGVRREARDIIKSLHSGL